One part of the Lathyrus oleraceus cultivar Zhongwan6 unplaced genomic scaffold, CAAS_Psat_ZW6_1.0 chrUn0001, whole genome shotgun sequence genome encodes these proteins:
- the LOC127110496 gene encoding F-box/kelch-repeat protein At3g23880 isoform X2: MNRKSVTSKTPSSVFFSEDLIIEIISLLPVKPLLRFQCVSNSWNTLVSNPIFVKFHLKRSKTSPNPQFTLIINHLKLVDYSYKSDWSMVPYPISRLLDNPSTIFVVDSYYGLDNKESSIAGSCNGLICLVGYNFTDPTTEYQEYWFRLWNPATRKISQKLGYFRDLHGFVFNFGWDDSRGSFKLVASSFIRDGRTSEVRVFTVGDNIWGKIESFPVLPLGLEWRGRRIGDKYDRCLSLNSTINWLAIHKDLRFNWNYYVKDMTVEDLVIVSLDLGTETYNCYRLPDEPTFGVLEECICLCCSYEVADIVIWQMKKFGIEESWIQFLKISYNILQLDYYCPFLPLFLSKDGDTLLLCSLNNRESILYNLRDNSIQPIEVKVHKTAFLVAGGRNCQESL, translated from the exons ATGAATAGAAAATCAGTCACGTCAAAGACTCCGTCGTCGGTGTTCTTCTCCGAAGATCTCATCATCGAGATCATTTCACTACTACCCGTTAAACCTCTTCTTCGATTCCAATGTGTAAGTAATTCTTGGAATACCCTCGTTTCCAATCCTATTTTTGTGAAATTTCATCTCAAAAGATCAAAAACATCACCAAATCCACAATTCACATTAATCATTAATCACCTCAAACTTGTAGATTATAGCTACAAAAGTGATTGGAGTATGGTTCCATACCCTATAAGTCGTTTACTCGATAACCCGTCGACTATCTTTGTCGTTGATTCCTATTACGGATTAGACAATAAAGAATCCTCTATTGCTGGTTCTTGCAATGGATTAATCTGTCTGGTTGGTTATAATTTCACTGATCCAACTACTGAATATCAAGAGTATTGGTTCAGATTATGGAACCCAGCTACTAGAAAAATATCCCAAAAATTGGGGTATTTTCGTGATTTACATGGTTTCGTCTTTAATTTTGGTTGGGATGATTCTAGAGGCTCGTTTAAATTGGTGGCGTCAAGCTTCATTCGTGATGGACGTACAAGCGAGGTGAGAGTTTTCACTGTTGGTGATAATATTTGGGGAAAGATTGAAAGTTTCCCGGTTCTTCCTCTTGGTTTGGAGTGGCGTGGACGACGTATAGGTGATAAGTATGATCGTTGTCTGTCTTTAAATAGTACTATTAACTGGTTGGCTATTCACAAGGACCTACGGTTCAATTGGAATTATTATGTAAAGGACATGACTGTTGAGGACCTTGTTATTGTTTCGCTCGATTTGGGGACTGAGACATATAATTGTTATCGATTGCCTGATGAGCCAACTTTTGGTGTTTTGGAGGAATGTATTTGTTTGTGTTGTTCTTATGAGGTAGCTGATATTGTTATATGGCAGATGAAGAAATTTGGGATTGAAGAGTCTTGGATTCAATTTCTTAAAATTAGTTATAACATTCTTCAATTAGACTATTATTGTCCATTCTTGCCATTGTTTCTTTCTAAGGATGGTGATACATTGCTATTGTGCAGTTTGAATAatagggaatcaattctttatAATTTGAGAGATAATAGTATACAACCAATAGAAGTTAAAGTGCACAAAACTG CTTTCTTGGTTGCTGGCGGAAGAAATTGTCAAGAATCACTTTAG
- the LOC127110496 gene encoding F-box/kelch-repeat protein At3g23880 isoform X1, which yields MNRKSVTSKTPSSVFFSEDLIIEIISLLPVKPLLRFQCVSNSWNTLVSNPIFVKFHLKRSKTSPNPQFTLIINHLKLVDYSYKSDWSMVPYPISRLLDNPSTIFVVDSYYGLDNKESSIAGSCNGLICLVGYNFTDPTTEYQEYWFRLWNPATRKISQKLGYFRDLHGFVFNFGWDDSRGSFKLVASSFIRDGRTSEVRVFTVGDNIWGKIESFPVLPLGLEWRGRRIGDKYDRCLSLNSTINWLAIHKDLRFNWNYYVKDMTVEDLVIVSLDLGTETYNCYRLPDEPTFGVLEECICLCCSYEVADIVIWQMKKFGIEESWIQFLKISYNILQLDYYCPFLPLFLSKDGDTLLLCSLNNRESILYNLRDNSIQPIEVKVHKTGIDDETLNFVSLKLALDYVESLISIC from the coding sequence ATGAATAGAAAATCAGTCACGTCAAAGACTCCGTCGTCGGTGTTCTTCTCCGAAGATCTCATCATCGAGATCATTTCACTACTACCCGTTAAACCTCTTCTTCGATTCCAATGTGTAAGTAATTCTTGGAATACCCTCGTTTCCAATCCTATTTTTGTGAAATTTCATCTCAAAAGATCAAAAACATCACCAAATCCACAATTCACATTAATCATTAATCACCTCAAACTTGTAGATTATAGCTACAAAAGTGATTGGAGTATGGTTCCATACCCTATAAGTCGTTTACTCGATAACCCGTCGACTATCTTTGTCGTTGATTCCTATTACGGATTAGACAATAAAGAATCCTCTATTGCTGGTTCTTGCAATGGATTAATCTGTCTGGTTGGTTATAATTTCACTGATCCAACTACTGAATATCAAGAGTATTGGTTCAGATTATGGAACCCAGCTACTAGAAAAATATCCCAAAAATTGGGGTATTTTCGTGATTTACATGGTTTCGTCTTTAATTTTGGTTGGGATGATTCTAGAGGCTCGTTTAAATTGGTGGCGTCAAGCTTCATTCGTGATGGACGTACAAGCGAGGTGAGAGTTTTCACTGTTGGTGATAATATTTGGGGAAAGATTGAAAGTTTCCCGGTTCTTCCTCTTGGTTTGGAGTGGCGTGGACGACGTATAGGTGATAAGTATGATCGTTGTCTGTCTTTAAATAGTACTATTAACTGGTTGGCTATTCACAAGGACCTACGGTTCAATTGGAATTATTATGTAAAGGACATGACTGTTGAGGACCTTGTTATTGTTTCGCTCGATTTGGGGACTGAGACATATAATTGTTATCGATTGCCTGATGAGCCAACTTTTGGTGTTTTGGAGGAATGTATTTGTTTGTGTTGTTCTTATGAGGTAGCTGATATTGTTATATGGCAGATGAAGAAATTTGGGATTGAAGAGTCTTGGATTCAATTTCTTAAAATTAGTTATAACATTCTTCAATTAGACTATTATTGTCCATTCTTGCCATTGTTTCTTTCTAAGGATGGTGATACATTGCTATTGTGCAGTTTGAATAatagggaatcaattctttatAATTTGAGAGATAATAGTATACAACCAATAGAAGTTAAAGTGCACAAAACTGGTATTGATGATGAAACTCTCAACTTTGTTAGTTTGAAATTGGCCCTGGATTATGTTGAAAGTTTAATTTCAATTTGTTGA